The sequence TGCCGCGTCGCCTTCGGCTCCTCGCAATGACGAAATCAATCAATCCACAAAATTCGGCCTGCGCTTCTGCATGTGCGCCATCACCGCCTCGATCTGGTTCGGGGTGCGGATGACCTTGACCTGCTCGTCGCTTTCGGCCTGCAATATCTCGGCATCGCTTGCATGGCCCAGCATGTTGCACAGCCGCTTGGCGCCGCGGATCGCATGGGGGTTCTTGTCGGCAATGACTTCGGCCAGCTCCATCGCCCGGGCGAGCGGATCGTCGGACACATGCGTCGCAAAGCCGAGCAGCTTCGCCTCCGACCCGGTGAATTCGCGGTTGGTGTAGATCAGCTCGCGCAGCACATCGTCGGCGACCTGTGTGCGCCACAGCGCCATGCCCGCGACGTCGGGGACGAGCCCCCAGCGCATCTCCATGATCGCGATGCGCGTGTCGGGGTGGACGATGCGGATGTCGGCGGCGGCCATGATCTGGCTGCCCGCGCCAAAGGCGACGCCATGCACCGCGGCGATCACCGGCACCGGCAGTTCGCGCCAGCCCCACGCGGCATATTGGGCGTTGTTGGCGATGCCCCGCGTGCGGTCGGACAGGTTGCCGCCCGCGCTGCTCGCCCCCGGATCGCGATCGCCGCCAAGGCTCGACAGGTCGAGCCCGGCGCAAAAGGCGCGGCCTTCGCCCGACAGGACGACGACACGCAGGCCCGCCGTGGCCTTGAGCTGGTCGATAGCTTGCGCCAGCGCTTCCCACATCGCCGCGTCGAGCGCGTTCATCTTGTCGGCACGGATCAGCCGGACGTCGGCGATGCCGCCCTCCAGCATGGTGATCGAAATCCGGTCTTTCACGCGAGCGTCCTTTTCAACGTTTCAAGGCGGCTTCGACGAGCGGAAGCTGGTCGTTGCCGAAATACATATCGTCGCTGTCGACGAAGATCGTCGGCGAACCATAGCCGCCGCGCGCGATGAGTTCATCGGTGTTCGCGCGCAGCCGCGCCTTCACCGCATCGCTGCCCGCCGCGGCGGCAAGCGCAGCGCCGTCCAGCCCCTCGGCATCGGCGAGAGCCGCGAGCACCGCGGGGTCGTCGAGATTTTCCTGCCGATCGAAATAGCTCGCAAAGGCGCCGCGCGCGAACCGCACGAGCGCGGCCTGATCCGCCTCGAGCGCGCAGCAGAAGCGCATCGCGGCGATGCTCTTCGCCGGATGCCACTGCGACGGAAAGTTCATCGGCACCCCGGCGAGCCGCGCCCAGTCCTTCAGCACCTTCCAGCCATGCTGGAGCCGCCGGTTGTCCACCTGCTCGCGCGCCGCATAGACGGCCGGATTGACCGCATTGAACACGCCGCCGACGAGGATCGGGCGGTACACCGCGCTCGCGCCCGTGCGTTCGAGGACGCCGGGCAGATTGTGGAACGCGAGGCAGGTCCAGGGCGAGGAAAGGTCGAAGAAAAACTCGACGCGCGCGGCGGTCATCGGATCAAGCCTCCGCCCCAGCCTTTTCCTTCCCCCAATATCGGTCGCGCAGCAGGCGCTTGTAGAGCTTGCCGGTGTCGTGGCGCGGCAAGGATTCGAGGAAGTCGATGCGGCGCGGAATCTTCACCCCCGACAATTTTTCGCGCGCATAGGCGATGAGTTCGTCGCGCAGCGCGTCGTCTGCCTCGGCCATGTCGGCGGGCTGGACGACCGCGATCACCTCTTCGCCCATTTCCTCGTGCGGGCCGCCGACCACGGCGACGTCGGCGACCTTGGGATGGGTGACGAGATGATTCTCGATTTCCTGCGGATAGATGTTCACGCCGCCCGAAATGATCATGAAGCTCTTGCGGTCGGTGAGGTAGAGAAAGCCCTCCTCGTCGAGCCGCCCGACGTCGCCGAGCGTCGACCAGCCCTTTGAATTGCGGCTCGACGCGGTTTTTTCGTCGTCGCCATGATATTCAAAGACATTGTCGCTCTCGAAAAAGACCGTGCCTTCCTCGTTCGGGCCAAGCTCGGTTTCATTGTCCTCGCCCATGATATGCACCGTGCCGAGGATCGGTCGCCCGACGCTGCCCTTGTGCGTCAGCCAGTCGGCGCTGGAGATGAAGGTCATGCCATTGCCTTCGGACCCGGCGTAATATTCATACAGGACCGGCCCCCACCAGTCGATCATCGCCTGTTTGACCGGCACCGGGCACGGCGCCGCGGCGTGGATCGCGACCTTCAATGACGAGGTGTCGTAGCGGCGCCGCACCTCGTCCGGCAATTTCAGCATCCGCACGAAATGCGTCGGCACCCACTGGCTGCTGTTGACCCGATATTTTTCGATATGCGCGAGCGCCGCTTCGGGATCGAACTTCTTCATCAGGACGACGGTGCCGCCGAGCCGGTGGATCGTCATCGACCAGCGCAGCGGCGCGGCATGATAGAGCGGCGCGGGCGACAGATAGATGCTGTCCGCATTGATCTGAAACACCGCCGAGGCGAGCATGACGAGGCTGTTCACGGCGTCGATGGCGGGATCGTCGGGCAGCGGCACGCGCACGCCCTTGGGCCGCCCGGTGGTGCCCGACGAATAGAGCATGTCGACCCCCGCGCGCTCGTCCGCCACCCGCGTCGCGGGCATCGCGGCAACGGCGTCCTCCCAGCTTTCATAGCCGGGGATATCGCCGCCCATCGCGAAGCGCTTGATGTCGGTCGTCAGCCGCTGCGCGGCGTCCGCGAGACTGGCCGAAACGATCAGGATCCGCGCGCCCGAATTGTCCAGGATATAGTCGGTTTCGTCCTGCGTCAGCCGCGACGAGATGCAGACGTAACGCAGCCCCGCGCGCTGCGCCCCCCAGGTCAGGCCATAATAATGCGGCGTGTTGTCGAGCATGAAGGCGACGACATCCTCGTGCCCCAGCCCATGCGCGCGGAACAGTTGCGCGGCGCGGTTCGACGCGGCGTCGAGTTCGCCATAGCTGATCGCCTCGCCCGTCTCCGCGACGATGATCGCGGCCTTGTCGGGATTGCTACGCGCGTGGACTGAGGGGTGCATCGGGCATCATCTCCGGGAATCGTTCGTTTCTTTATGTCGAAGATGAGTAGCAAGCTGAAACTTTTGGTCAAGCAAGCTGCAAGGCGTGACAGGTTGCGATACGCCGGCGCGCCTCGATCGCAGGGCAGTTCCCGCCGCACTCCCGGCCAGGCGCGTGAAAGGCGGCGGCATTGCACCGCCTTTCGGCTGTGCTAACGCTTGGGCCATGACCAGTATCGAGATGCTTGACGGCGACTTCGCCACCCTGCCCGACCTTGTCCGCGCCCATGCCGCGGAACGCCCCGATGCCGTAGCGGCGGCCGATGCCGAGCGGCGGCTCAGCTGGTCCGAACTGGATCAATTGACCGACCGAATCGCCGCGCGGTTGCAGCAGGATGGATTCGTCAAAGGCGACCGCACAGCGATTGCGGGCCTGAACAGCGTCGAGCAGATGGCGATCATCCTCGGCACGCTGCGCGCGGGCGGAGTAGCGGGGTTGATCACCAACAGCGCGACGGGCGAACAGATGGCGGCGATGATCGCCGACACCGGCGCGCGTCACCTTTTCCTCGACGCCGCGGCGCAGGCGAGCCTTAAAGGGCAGGACATCGCCGCAAGCGAGGTGATCGCGATGGACGGCAGCGACGCGGGGACGCCGCTGGCCGACTGGATCGCCCCCGCAGCCGCCGCGCCGCACCCCGTCGCGATCGGCCCCGACGACGGGTTCAATATCATCTATTCGTCGGGCACGACGGGCACGCCCAAGGGCATTATTCACAGCCATGCGATGCGCTGGCAGCATATCCAGCGCGGCGCCCCTGCCTATGGCCCGAACGCGGTGACGATCCTGTCGACCCCGCTCTATTCGAACACGACGATGGCGAGCTTCATGCCGACGGTCGGGTCGGGCGGGCGGGTCGTGCTGATGAAAAAGTTTGACGCGCGCGCTTTCCTCGAACTCGCGCAGCGCGAGCGCGCGACCAACTGCATGCTCGTGCCGGTGCAATATCGCCGCATCATGGCGCTCGACGATTTCGACCGCTTCGACCTGTCGAGCTTTGTGATGAAATACTGCACCTCGGCGCCCTTCCCCGCCGCGCTCAAGGCCGATGTGCTGAAACGCTGGCCGGGCGGCCTCGTCGAAATCTATGGCATGACCGAGGGCGGCGCCGCATTCATCCTCGAAGCGCATCAATTTCCCGACAAGCTGCACACCGTCGGCAAGCCCGCGCCCGGCCATATTGCCAAGGTGATCGACGAGGAGGGCAAGGAACTGCCGCCAGGGTCGGTGGGCGAGATCGTCGGCCGCAGCCCCGCGATGATGACCGGATACAACAACCGCCCCGAAGCGACGAAGGCGATGCACTGGTACGACAGCGAGGGAAATCTCTTCTATCGCCACGGCGACATCGGCCGCATCGACGAGGACGGGTTTCTGACGCTGATGGACCGCGCGAAGGACATGATCATTTCGGGCGGGTTCAACATCTTTCCGAGCGACCTTGAGGCGATCCTGCTCGCCGACGAGCGCGTCGTCGAGGCGGCGGTTGTCGGGATGCCGAGCGAGGAATGGGGCGAAACCCCGGTCGCCTTCGTCGTGCTGAAACCCGGCGCCGATGCCGAAAGCGTGCGCGAGACCTGCAACGCCAAGGTCGGCAAGACGCAGCGGCTCAGCGCGATCAGGCAAGTCGACGAACTGCCGCGCAGTCCCATCGGCAAGGTGCTGAAACGCGAACTGCGCGACGCGCATAGCGGGTAGCTGAAGGAGCGGGCCGGTCGAGGTTGCGGCCGGTTTCGGGCGGAAGCGGCCATAAAAAGCCCTCTCCCCTTGGGAGAGGGTTGGGTGAGGGTGTCCAAGGCTATTGGTCGCGCTCGACGCCCGACCCCCACCCCAAAGCCGTCATCTCAACGCCAGCGCCAGCCGCCTTCGGTTCGCGCGCGATAGAGCGGCAGGGGCGCCAGCCCCGCGAGGATGACGGCAAGGGTCAGCGCGACGGGTTGCGCGCGCAGCAACAGCGCAACGCCGGTGATGAGCGCGATATGCGCCGCCAGCATCGCCCAGCCCTGCCACGCGATCGGCAGGCCGGTGCCATAACCGCGCCGCTTCGCGCGGAACCAGGGGCGGTTGTCCAGAAACAGGTGCAGCATGTCGAAACTCCTTTTGTGATTGCGCGCAATCGCCGGATCAGTCCTGCGCATCGGTCTTCGGCGGGCGGCCACGGCGCGGCGGCGTGGGCGGTTTCACCGGCACACCGCGGCGCGCGAGCGCTTCGCGCAGCAGCACCTCGATCTCGGCATTGGCGCTGCGCAGCTCGGCCGCCGCCATCCGCTCGACCGCGGCGTAGAGCGCGGGATCGAGGCGAAGGGCAAAGGCTTTTTTGGCAGAACCGGGCATTATGAAGGAACCTCACTTCCCGTTCGCATCGAGCGACGTCGAGATGCCGGGCGGTCGTGTGCCTATGATGGGTGTCTCGACGTCGCTCGGCACGAACGGGATTCTTGCGTCAGTAAAGCGAGCCGGCGTTGACGACGGGCTGCGTATCGCGTTCGCCGCACAGCACGACCATCAGGTTCGACACCATCGCCGCCTTGCGCTCGTCGTCGAGGTCGACGACCTTTTTGTCCGACAGGTGCTGGAGCGCCATTTCAACCATCGTCACCGCGCCCTCAACCAGCTTCTTGCGCGCGGCGATCACCGCCTCGGCCTGCTGGCGGCGGAGCATCGCCCCCGCAATCTCGGGCGCATAGGCGAGGTGGGTGAGACCGCATTCGTCGACGGTGATGCCCGCGACGGTGAGCCGCTCGATCAGCGCCTTGCGCAGTTCGGCGCCGACCTCTTCATGGTTACCGCGCAGCGTGACCTCCTGATGCTCGATGTCGTCATAGGGGTAGCGCGAGCCGATCGAGCGCACCGCGGCCTCGATCTGCGCCATCACAAACTCCTTGTAATCGTCGACGTCGAACAGCGCCTGCGCGGTGTCGGTGACGCGCCACACGACCTGCGCCGCCATCTCGATCGGGTTGCCGCGCAGGTCGTTGACCTTGATCTTGTCCGAAATGACATTGTTCGCGCGCACCGCGATCTTCTTGCGCGTCAGCCAGGGCAGCACCCAGCGCAGCCCCTCCTGCCGGTCGGTGCCCTTATAGGCGCCGAACAGCTGGATCGCCGCGGCTTCATTGGGGTTGATGAGGTAAAAGCCGCAGAGGATGAGCGTGCCGATCACCGCTGCGGTGGCCGCGACGATCCATTTCCACGCGCTCATCACATCGGCGTTGGCGTTGGTGATCGCCGCCCAGGCGGCGACGCCCAGCAGCACCAGCCATATGAACAGCATCAAATAGCCGCTTTGCGTATTGGCGCGCGTTTCGCGGCTGCGATTCAGCGCGGGTGCCCCACTCTCGACCATAAAACCCTCCGAGTCGACATAAAGATGATATCATATTTATATCGAAACGAGCGCCGGTCAAGCCGATTCGGCGGCAGGTTGGCGATCCGGTCCGGCGCGGCAAGAACTTTGGCCCTTGCCGCCCGTCGGCGAAGCCGCTTAACTGATTTTCATGCGCAACCTGTCCCTGCCGCTCGCCCTCGCCGCCGCGCTCGTCGCCGCCGCGCCCGCCCAAGCCAAACCCGCCGATCCCGCGGCCGCCAAGCAGATATTGAAGGACAGCATCGCGATCCCGACGGTGAAGGGTCGCGGCAAGGTGCCCGAGCTGGCGGCCTATTATGCCGGGGTGCTGAAGGCCG is a genomic window of Sphingopyxis sp. FD7 containing:
- a CDS encoding acyl-CoA synthetase gives rise to the protein MHPSVHARSNPDKAAIIVAETGEAISYGELDAASNRAAQLFRAHGLGHEDVVAFMLDNTPHYYGLTWGAQRAGLRYVCISSRLTQDETDYILDNSGARILIVSASLADAAQRLTTDIKRFAMGGDIPGYESWEDAVAAMPATRVADERAGVDMLYSSGTTGRPKGVRVPLPDDPAIDAVNSLVMLASAVFQINADSIYLSPAPLYHAAPLRWSMTIHRLGGTVVLMKKFDPEAALAHIEKYRVNSSQWVPTHFVRMLKLPDEVRRRYDTSSLKVAIHAAAPCPVPVKQAMIDWWGPVLYEYYAGSEGNGMTFISSADWLTHKGSVGRPILGTVHIMGEDNETELGPNEEGTVFFESDNVFEYHGDDEKTASSRNSKGWSTLGDVGRLDEEGFLYLTDRKSFMIISGGVNIYPQEIENHLVTHPKVADVAVVGGPHEEMGEEVIAVVQPADMAEADDALRDELIAYAREKLSGVKIPRRIDFLESLPRHDTGKLYKRLLRDRYWGKEKAGAEA
- a CDS encoding 2-hydroxychromene-2-carboxylate isomerase, with product MTAARVEFFFDLSSPWTCLAFHNLPGVLERTGASAVYRPILVGGVFNAVNPAVYAAREQVDNRRLQHGWKVLKDWARLAGVPMNFPSQWHPAKSIAAMRFCCALEADQAALVRFARGAFASYFDRQENLDDPAVLAALADAEGLDGAALAAAAGSDAVKARLRANTDELIARGGYGSPTIFVDSDDMYFGNDQLPLVEAALKR
- a CDS encoding class I adenylate-forming enzyme family protein, translating into MTSIEMLDGDFATLPDLVRAHAAERPDAVAAADAERRLSWSELDQLTDRIAARLQQDGFVKGDRTAIAGLNSVEQMAIILGTLRAGGVAGLITNSATGEQMAAMIADTGARHLFLDAAAQASLKGQDIAASEVIAMDGSDAGTPLADWIAPAAAAPHPVAIGPDDGFNIIYSSGTTGTPKGIIHSHAMRWQHIQRGAPAYGPNAVTILSTPLYSNTTMASFMPTVGSGGRVVLMKKFDARAFLELAQRERATNCMLVPVQYRRIMALDDFDRFDLSSFVMKYCTSAPFPAALKADVLKRWPGGLVEIYGMTEGGAAFILEAHQFPDKLHTVGKPAPGHIAKVIDEEGKELPPGSVGEIVGRSPAMMTGYNNRPEATKAMHWYDSEGNLFYRHGDIGRIDEDGFLTLMDRAKDMIISGGFNIFPSDLEAILLADERVVEAAVVGMPSEEWGETPVAFVVLKPGADAESVRETCNAKVGKTQRLSAIRQVDELPRSPIGKVLKRELRDAHSG
- a CDS encoding toxin-antitoxin system HicB family antitoxin — encoded protein: MPGSAKKAFALRLDPALYAAVERMAAAELRSANAEIEVLLREALARRGVPVKPPTPPRRGRPPKTDAQD
- a CDS encoding SPFH domain-containing protein → MVESGAPALNRSRETRANTQSGYLMLFIWLVLLGVAAWAAITNANADVMSAWKWIVAATAAVIGTLILCGFYLINPNEAAAIQLFGAYKGTDRQEGLRWVLPWLTRKKIAVRANNVISDKIKVNDLRGNPIEMAAQVVWRVTDTAQALFDVDDYKEFVMAQIEAAVRSIGSRYPYDDIEHQEVTLRGNHEEVGAELRKALIERLTVAGITVDECGLTHLAYAPEIAGAMLRRQQAEAVIAARKKLVEGAVTMVEMALQHLSDKKVVDLDDERKAAMVSNLMVVLCGERDTQPVVNAGSLY
- a CDS encoding crotonase/enoyl-CoA hydratase family protein is translated as MKDRISITMLEGGIADVRLIRADKMNALDAAMWEALAQAIDQLKATAGLRVVVLSGEGRAFCAGLDLSSLGGDRDPGASSAGGNLSDRTRGIANNAQYAAWGWRELPVPVIAAVHGVAFGAGSQIMAAADIRIVHPDTRIAIMEMRWGLVPDVAGMALWRTQVADDVLRELIYTNREFTGSEAKLLGFATHVSDDPLARAMELAEVIADKNPHAIRGAKRLCNMLGHASDAEILQAESDEQVKVIRTPNQIEAVMAHMQKRRPNFVD